Proteins co-encoded in one Solanum stenotomum isolate F172 unplaced genomic scaffold, ASM1918654v1 scaffold18934, whole genome shotgun sequence genomic window:
- the LOC125850732 gene encoding uncharacterized protein LOC125850732, giving the protein MEGLIPFVYKAIVEYKNGRGTWMSESPSTSYMKLPGDSGRYETSDLQIFGHVDTMFSTTSSSSPSASTVTKRIVSSGVQSPAARCHRISSRAMK; this is encoded by the coding sequence atggagGGGCTGATACCATTTGTTTACAAAGCAATAGTTGAGTACAAAAATGGAAGGGGAACATGGATGTCTGAATCTCCTTCGACTTCTTATATGAAACTTCCAGGCGATTCAGGACGTTATGAAACGTCCGATTTACAAATTTTTGGTCATGTTGATACTATGTTTTCGACTACTTCATCATCGTCACCTTCTGCGAGTACTGTCACCAAAAGAATAGTGTCAAGTGGAGTTCAGTCACCCGCGGCTAGGTGTCATCGGATTTCTTCTCGTGCTATGAAGTGA
- the LOC125850731 gene encoding CASP-like protein 5B2, whose product MLYGELKGLKFVRNNIRMKHLVGSPGTVSGLLLRLGQCLLAAGSIGIMVSASGFSNYTAFCYLIASMGLQVLWSSGLACLDIYALRIKRDLQNPVLVSLFVVGDWVTATLSLAAACSSAGIAVLYSKDLNLCSTPPHLPCGRFELSVVLAFLTWFLIAISSHVMFWILAAI is encoded by the exons ATGCTCTATGGGGAGCTTAAAGGTCTGAAATTTGTTAGGAATAATATAAGGATGAAGCATTTGGTGGGAAGTCCAGGAACTGTGAGTGGGTTGCTGTTGAGATTGGGGCAATGTTTATTAGCAGCTGGATCAATTGGGATTATGGTTTCTGCTTCTGGTTTCTCTAATTACACTGCTTTCTG CTATTTGATTGCATCTATGGGTCTTCAAGTATTGTGGAGCTCTGGGCTTGCATGTCTGGACATATATGCTTTAAGGATAAAACGGGACCTTCAAAATCCAGTCTTAGTGAGCCTTTTTGTTGTTGGAGACTGG GTGACTGCAACCTTGTCACTGGCAGCGGCGTGCTCATCAGCAGGGATTGCTGTTTTatattcaaaagatttaaacttgTGCAGTACACCACCTCATCTTCCATGTGGTCGATTTGAGCTCTCTGTGGTGTTGGCATTCTTAACCTGGTTTCTTATCGCCATTTCTTCTCACGTGATGTTTTGGATTCTAGCCGCCATCTAA